TGTTTGTGTTTCTTCGGTCACCACTAACCACCCGGCCCTTGCTATTGACTGCGATGCGGTGCGCGGGCGGCGCATTGGTGTCCGGTGTTAAATCTGCGTGACATCGGACTCTAGTTGCCAGGACGAGCAAGTACGCCGCGGGCGGCGCGGCGATGGAAGGGAAGCGCCATCACTTTCGTTACGTTCTGTTCGGTTACCCGAGATCTACCGCGGCGGACTTCTGAACCCTCTGGTACCTGCCTGACTGCCTGCTGCCGTCCGGCAGTCCCGACTCACCTAAAGAAAGCGCCGTCGCTTTCTGCTCCTCTACCGCGGCCGGCAGGCGGCAGGGACCGTCCGTCCCGGCAACTCGTGCTGTCGCAGACTCGCAGTCACAAAGTCATCACAACCACCGCGGCCGGCCCGCCGGCCCGCCCCCTGCTCTGCTCGTCAGTGTCACCAGCTCTCCCTCCCGGTGCCCGGACAAATGGACAATCCAAGCCGCGCGTGACCGATTCTTCCTTCCGTCCTGGGCTTCGGCCGGTTAGAGGTCCCGCCCGCTCCTTTGGGCCAAGCTCCCCCCATCTGTTCAGGCCTTCGGGGTCGCTTCAAGTCCACCGTCGGTTGGACGTTCAGCAGCTCCGTTTTGAATCGATCTGAGGGACTGGGCCGCCTGCCGCAGGAATCAGCCCATCTCCTGATACGGCGCCCTTTTCAGTTCCCGGGCTCATGTCCGCGCTTTTCAACTCAGAGCCACAACGCCGTCATGGCTGTTGCAGAACGTAGAAGAGGctttttgctcaaaaaaaaaaaaaacgtagaAGAGGCTTTGAAGCTGCGATGCCTGCCAGAGGAGGCTCGGCTTTAGGCCCAACTAAACCGAGAACACATCGTGATTGTGCAGCTGCAGCAGAGTGCCAGAGCAAGATAACCACAAACAGTTATTAAATTTTACTCTTCATTTTCTTCAGAGGCTACCTTTACTACAACCGCACCATGTTGTGCTGCTTATTGGTTCCATCTACACAATCGTCTATTCAACCACACTGCCCCGTCAGCCGTTAATATTTCTTTGTACAACAAAAATGGATATGGCTCTGTCGTCTTCGGGGAATCTACAACACACGCCTGAAGCAGCGAGGCACAGTAGCTAAAATTTTGCTGTAAGCTGGGATCACCAAAGTTCATGACGTTTTCAGTTAACAATGGAATCGTCAGCAGCAATTGCCCACTTCCCAGACTGGCAGCAGAGGCCCATCAGAAGCTAATGACATGCTCCCCCCTCACTTGTCCACCTTTCTACCTGTGACCATACAATCAAACAAACATTCACACATGATTAATGGATCAAGCAGGAGCAATGGAAAAGGGAAGAAAGGTATATACTAATTCCGAAACACAATTACCTTTCCTGAACCATGATGTTCGAACAACTTGCCGGATATGGCGCTCGTTCTTCTGTAACAGTTCATCGACCTTGTGCGACTGGGACAACAAAGGGCCAGAGTATTCAACCTTCTCTTCTTGACCATGATCGCCCTGGAGTTTTGAATCGGACATTAGtaacaactttgatataaaagtAGAAACTCGTATAAAGTAAATGATGGACTTGTCAACGCACCTTGAAGCTATTCTTTGATGAGAGAGTACCCCCAAGAAACATGGCGTTTGAGAAGTTCTGAGAGTGGTAAGTGTCGCAAGAATCAAATGAATCTGGACGCTCTAGCTGTGACCACTTCTTCAGTACTGCACGCTTTGCTGCATCATGAGGCTCCCGGTCTCGGACTTTGGAATTGACGCGTGATATTGATACGTGTATGTCTCTGCTAGGCAGCTCCCTAAGGCCAACATTCTCTTTAGCTTGGGTCTTACAGTCCTGATCGGCCAAAGCGGGGAACTGGCTTCTTGAGCTAGATCTGGTCCGTGATCTATCAAAAGAACGATCCTCCTGTGGTCTTTTGGCCCATGCAAAGCCACTAGATGAAGAAACACTCAATGGCCCGGAGAAAGGTATTTCCTCTCGTGATTCATTCTTAACATGACGAGCACTCTCTTTAACTTGAGCCGCTGACACTGGTTGTATGTCCGCAAATAGCCTAGCATCACCATTCAGTTTCGTACGATCCTGTACTGTACCATCTTTGTTTGCATTCACATTAGTTTTGGATTCCTGAAAGACGGAAGACAAGCATAAGACATTTGGTGAGTATTCTTATCATCAACTCAAGTATCACATAGCTTGGCCAAATTTCTCTGTTGATAACATTCAGTGAAGGTATCCAGCCATTATTAAAAAAATGATACCTCTGTGCTACTTATTATCTGCTTAGGGACTGCAATAGGTTCTCTTGCTGCTCTGCTGAGCCTTGAAGACTTCTTGGATGCTTCTGTCCCGTGCCCTCTGCTACTAGCTTTTCTtctgaaacaaaaaaagaaaaagagagaaatTAATGTCGTTGTTATTCACTATGGCAGTTGCcggacaaaaaaaaaatcaacttccAGTCATTAAATTGTGTACTGGTAACAGTTTAAAGCCTTAAGCAGTGCTGGGAGCTGCTCGGCAAAAGGTGAGTTTTTTCAAATTGTGAAACACACGTTCAGAAGCAAGAATAAATGACAGAACCTAAGTTTCTGGCTTCCTTTTCTGcaataaaatgactccaaattTAAAAATTCCCACCTGAGTGCATCCTCTCGTAACTTTGCATCCATCTCCTTGTTGGGCGCATGCTTAGGCAAGCTCGAAGGTTCACACGCATAAGGTTTTGTCCTGAAAAACTGCCAAAAAAGGGGAATATATCACACATTATCATGACAGGTGCGATTCTTATAATTTACACTATGGACAAAGATGACTAATTTTGGCAGTGCTAAACCAAATGATTTCTTGCCCCATGTTAATACCATGTAAAAAATCGGAAGCGCCAAGCTAAATACaagttgcactaacactaatatTTTGCACTGCCCTTGAAGATTTAGCTTATGATAATACAATCCGGGCGATCTACAATATCCTGATGGCTCGAATATCTGTTCATGTGcttgatttttttttccaaacTATGAGTGAATAATTATTTCAATGATGCATAACAGAAGAAAGGGCGGTAGAAGAACAGAATCAGCAAATTTTTACAAACTAACAACTTAAATATCCCAATTTCCAAAGGTCCAATATActactccatcccaaattattagtcgttctggcttttctagatacatgacTTTTATTACGTATCTAacctatatctagatgcatagcgaAAACAATGTACCTACAAAAGCCAAAACGActaataatttggaacagaggagtATTTTTTCCCCCAAACCTCCCCATCCAATACAAAATGGGATTAAAGGATATCACATAATGCAATCTTACCTCAGAAGAAAGAGCACCTGATGCAGTACCACGCTTGTAGGGCTCCACCGACAGAAGAGTTTCTAGTAAACTCAATGCATTTTCTGGTAGCCCTTTAAAAACATCTCGTAGGGTACTAGGATATGGATGATGTGGTTTAAATATTGTTGCATGAGGCAACTTCGACTTCTTCCAATAATCATCAGCTGGTGAACCACATAGCTTAAAAATCTTGTGTAGTTGCTCCACCTGAAAAAATGAAAGGGGTTCTATATCATATTACATACATCAAGCAAATCCTTGAGAATTTTGACCTTCTGGCAGACTAAAGTGGGAAAGTTcaaaaagaaaatagaagaaaatgaGACATGTGCTTCTAGTGAATTAGGATTGGAGGAACACAGCATCTAAACAGTTTGTTAACCAGAACCCCAAAAGATATGAAGAATCAGGCAGATCAGCAGATGCACCGCAATTAACTATTAATTGATGTAACCAAATAGTTACCTCGGTTCTTCCCTGCAGGATAGGTTTCCCACGATACATCTCGGCAAATACACACCCAACACTCCACAGATCAACAGCTGCATCATAGTGAGTTGAACCAAGTAGCAGTTCAGGTGGTCGGTACCACAGAGTAACAACACGGCTGGTCAGAGGATGGTTTTTGCTGGGATCAAAGAAATTTGCAAGACCAAAATCAGCTATCTTTAGAACCCCCTCGTTATTCACGAGGAGATTAGCACCCTTGATATCACGATGAACCACACGTCGCGAATGGCAATGCTCCAGTCCTGACAGTAACTGGTTCATGTAGCACTTGAGCTGCAGTAGGTGACAATCAGAGGAAAAAGTCAGGCCAACACAGTGTAAATTCAAAGCTGAATTGAATGAAGGCAGCGAATGTAGTTGAACATACCTGTGCTTCAGTGAATTTAATGTCCGGGGAGGAGCAAAGTCCAGCAAGATCATGCTCCATGTATTCAAATACTAGATAAAGGCTGCATGATAACCGGGAAGTAATCAAGCCTTCCAGTTTCATGACATTTGGATGATCAAGTCTtctcaatatttgtatctccctTGCCATGAATCTAACACTCTCTGGCTCAAAATTGTCAAATCGAACCTTCTTCAAGGCAACGATCTTTCCAGTCTCAAGGTCCCTTGCCCTGAATACACTGCTGTATGTGCCTTGCCCAACCTACATATAGGGTGCAAC
Above is a genomic segment from Miscanthus floridulus cultivar M001 chromosome 3, ASM1932011v1, whole genome shotgun sequence containing:
- the LOC136542569 gene encoding protein IMPAIRED IN BABA-INDUCED STERILITY 1-like, translating into MGCVASKNAVSVTPAADSSGGLRDRSQPRAQESAPPVPLPVPVSSLRSSSSAARRSEKVKDEAEEPGKAVVAVPAASRNFRLRSLRKSLEGEQVAAGWPPWLSAVAGEAIQGWIPLKADSFEKLEKVGQGTYSSVFRARDLETGKIVALKKVRFDNFEPESVRFMAREIQILRRLDHPNVMKLEGLITSRLSCSLYLVFEYMEHDLAGLCSSPDIKFTEAQLKCYMNQLLSGLEHCHSRRVVHRDIKGANLLVNNEGVLKIADFGLANFFDPSKNHPLTSRVVTLWYRPPELLLGSTHYDAAVDLWSVGCVFAEMYRGKPILQGRTEVEQLHKIFKLCGSPADDYWKKSKLPHATIFKPHHPYPSTLRDVFKGLPENALSLLETLLSVEPYKRGTASGALSSEFFRTKPYACEPSSLPKHAPNKEMDAKLREDALRRKASSRGHGTEASKKSSRLSRAAREPIAVPKQIISSTEESKTNVNANKDGTVQDRTKLNGDARLFADIQPVSAAQVKESARHVKNESREEIPFSGPLSVSSSSGFAWAKRPQEDRSFDRSRTRSSSRSQFPALADQDCKTQAKENVGLRELPSRDIHVSISRVNSKVRDREPHDAAKRAVLKKWSQLERPDSFDSCDTYHSQNFSNAMFLGGTLSSKNSFKGDHGQEEKVEYSGPLLSQSHKVDELLQKNERHIRQVVRTSWFRKGRKVDK